In the genome of Dickeya fangzhongdai, one region contains:
- the hisN gene encoding histidinol-phosphatase: MSQPLPDMAFFHTLADAASQQTLPRFRSHQNLHVGSKPKEGFRFDPVTDADREAERAIRALITEHYPEHAILGEEFGATGSGDIQWILDPVDGTRPFLCGLPVWGTLIGLLYQGRAVMGMMSQPFTGEAFWADGRHAWYRGPQGDERRLATRKNVPLGQAILHTTSPEPIERHPQIRFAELTGRTLMTRYGGECYAMAMLAAGHIDICLEYALQPYDIAAFIPIVEQAGGVVTTLQGERPEAGGQILATGCPRLHEDVLQVLNG, encoded by the coding sequence ATGAGTCAGCCACTGCCGGATATGGCGTTTTTTCATACGTTGGCCGACGCGGCCAGCCAGCAAACCCTGCCACGTTTTCGCTCACACCAGAATCTGCATGTCGGCAGCAAACCCAAAGAGGGATTTCGCTTCGATCCGGTGACGGATGCCGATCGGGAAGCGGAACGGGCGATTCGGGCATTGATTACCGAACACTATCCGGAACACGCGATTTTGGGCGAGGAATTCGGCGCGACCGGCAGCGGCGACATTCAGTGGATTCTGGACCCGGTCGACGGCACCCGGCCGTTTTTGTGCGGACTGCCGGTATGGGGCACGCTGATCGGGTTGTTATATCAGGGTCGCGCCGTGATGGGCATGATGAGCCAGCCGTTCACCGGCGAGGCGTTTTGGGCCGATGGGCGGCATGCCTGGTATCGCGGTCCACAGGGGGACGAACGCCGGCTTGCGACACGCAAGAATGTCCCGCTCGGTCAGGCCATTCTGCATACCACCTCGCCGGAACCGATTGAACGTCATCCACAGATTCGCTTCGCCGAACTGACCGGGCGCACGCTGATGACCCGTTACGGCGGCGAATGCTACGCGATGGCGATGCTGGCCGCCGGGCACATCGATATCTGCCTGGAGTATGCGCTGCAACCTTATGACATTGCGGCTTTTATCCCGATTGTGGAGCAGGCGGGCGGCGTGGTGACCACGCTACAGGGCGAACGGCCGGAAGCCGGCGGGCAAATTCTGGCGACGGGGTGCCCGCGGCTGCATGAAGACGTGCTGCAAGTCCTTAATGGATAG
- a CDS encoding MFS transporter has protein sequence MPQLTDSLKNSPLSGRVIDEPGRREQRATRVMFFLAGFATAVWAALVPFAKLNTAVDDGTLGLLLLCLGGGALVAMPVTGMLTTRFGCRKVIALAVLLFSLTLPWLAVIPDTLWLAIALLVFGVGVGTTDCAMNVQAILVEKASGKAMMSGFHGFYSIGGIVGAGAMSGMMSLGLSPLAASLLSVLAALLLLLTHLSGLLTYANPPEGPAFAIPRGAVLVLGLICFAVFLAEGTVLDWSAVFLTEHRGMPDAQGALGFACFAAAMTLGRLTGDRVVTKLGPQPVVMLGASMAVAGLMLAVWVPFWPLALLGYALIGLGCSNIVPIMFSAIGRQTSMPQAAAVPAVTTLGYLGVLAGPASIGFIAHHSSLSAAFLVVAALLALVGLSAKAVKV, from the coding sequence ATGCCACAGTTAACGGATTCCCTGAAAAATTCCCCTTTGTCGGGCCGCGTCATCGACGAACCCGGACGGCGCGAACAACGGGCGACGCGCGTCATGTTTTTTCTGGCCGGGTTCGCCACCGCCGTTTGGGCGGCGCTGGTGCCCTTTGCCAAGCTGAATACCGCTGTCGATGACGGTACGCTCGGCCTGCTGTTGCTGTGTCTGGGCGGCGGCGCGCTGGTGGCGATGCCGGTCACGGGGATGCTGACCACTCGCTTTGGCTGCCGTAAGGTTATCGCGCTGGCGGTGTTGCTGTTTAGCCTGACGCTGCCGTGGCTGGCGGTGATTCCGGATACTCTGTGGCTGGCGATCGCGCTGCTGGTATTCGGCGTCGGGGTCGGCACCACCGACTGCGCCATGAACGTGCAGGCGATTCTGGTGGAAAAGGCGTCGGGCAAAGCCATGATGTCGGGGTTTCACGGGTTTTACAGCATTGGCGGCATCGTTGGCGCCGGGGCGATGAGCGGCATGATGTCGCTGGGGCTGTCGCCGCTGGCGGCCAGCCTGCTTAGCGTACTGGCGGCGCTCTTGTTATTGCTGACGCATCTGTCCGGCCTGCTGACGTACGCCAATCCGCCGGAAGGCCCGGCGTTCGCCATTCCCCGCGGCGCGGTGCTGGTGCTGGGCCTCATCTGTTTTGCCGTGTTCCTGGCCGAAGGCACGGTGTTGGACTGGAGCGCGGTCTTTCTGACCGAGCATCGCGGGATGCCGGACGCGCAAGGGGCGCTCGGTTTTGCGTGTTTTGCCGCCGCCATGACGCTCGGTCGCCTGACCGGGGACCGGGTGGTGACGAAACTGGGGCCGCAACCCGTGGTGATGCTGGGGGCGTCGATGGCGGTCGCCGGTCTGATGCTGGCGGTGTGGGTGCCGTTCTGGCCGCTGGCGCTGCTGGGGTATGCGCTGATCGGGCTGGGGTGCTCCAATATCGTGCCGATCATGTTCTCCGCCATTGGCCGTCAGACCAGCATGCCGCAGGCGGCCGCGGTGCCGGCGGTGACGACGCTGGGCTATCTCGGGGTATTGGCCGGACCGGCGAGTATCGGGTTTATCGCCCATCACAGCAGCCTGTCGGCCGCGTTTCTGGTGGTGGCGGCGTTGCTGGCGCTGGTTGGGCTGAGCGCCAAAGCAGTGAAGGTCTAA
- a CDS encoding aminotransferase class IV, with protein MNASSPSAVSSQAYRQDPRNDDVQVYVNGEFVHRSQAVVSVFDSGYVCGDGVWEGLRLVNGRLISLDAHLDRLLAGAAAIRLDIGHSRAELFDILLRTLAINGMTDGAHLRLMITRGRKSTPNQDPRFILGGATVVCVAEYKVVDEAAKQRGLALFTSSYRTSTPDVFDLRLNSHSRLNLIQALLQAIEAGADEALMLDPHGFVASCNSTNFFIVRRGELWTSSGRYCFNGITRQTVIDLARAHGLTVRVDDFTLAEALTADEAFVTGTLAGITPVRKLDGREFDPANRTITDRLRQWYREFIES; from the coding sequence ATGAACGCTTCATCCCCTTCCGCCGTCAGCAGCCAGGCTTACCGGCAGGATCCCCGCAACGACGACGTGCAGGTGTACGTCAACGGTGAATTCGTGCATCGCTCACAGGCGGTGGTATCGGTGTTTGATTCGGGTTACGTCTGCGGCGACGGCGTCTGGGAAGGCCTGCGGCTGGTCAACGGCCGTCTGATTTCCCTCGACGCCCATCTGGACAGGCTGTTGGCCGGCGCGGCCGCCATCCGGCTGGATATCGGCCACAGCCGTGCTGAACTGTTCGACATTTTGCTGCGCACGCTGGCTATCAATGGCATGACCGACGGCGCGCACCTGCGGCTGATGATCACCCGCGGGCGCAAGAGCACGCCTAATCAGGATCCGCGCTTTATCCTTGGCGGCGCGACGGTGGTGTGCGTGGCGGAATACAAAGTGGTGGATGAAGCGGCCAAACAACGCGGACTGGCGCTGTTCACCTCCAGCTACCGCACCAGCACGCCGGACGTGTTCGACCTGCGGCTCAATTCCCACAGCCGCCTGAATCTGATTCAGGCGCTGCTGCAGGCGATCGAGGCCGGCGCTGACGAAGCGCTGATGCTGGACCCGCACGGTTTCGTCGCCAGTTGCAACTCCACCAACTTTTTTATCGTGCGACGCGGCGAACTCTGGACCTCCAGCGGCCGCTACTGCTTCAACGGCATCACCCGCCAGACGGTGATCGATCTGGCGCGCGCCCACGGCCTGACGGTACGGGTGGATGATTTCACGCTGGCGGAGGCGCTGACCGCCGATGAAGCCTTCGTCACCGGCACGCTGGCGGGCATCACCCCGGTGCGTAAGCTGGATGGACGGGAATTTGATCCGGCGAATCGCACAATCACCGATCGGCTCAGGCAGTGGTATCGGGAATTTATTGAAAGCTAA
- a CDS encoding pyridoxal-phosphate dependent enzyme, with translation MPIPTSVPTSVLGLIGNTPLLELTQFDTGPCRLFAKLENQNPGGSIKDRVALSMIEAAEQQGKLQPGGTLIEATAGNTGLGLALVAALKGYRLILVVPDKMSREKIFHLRALGVDVRLTRSDVAKGHPDYYQDYAQRLADEIPGAFYIDQFNNPANPLAHYLTTAPELWRQMENDIDAIVVGVGSGGTLGGLSRYFAEVSPKTELVLADPAGSILTDYVRQGTTGEAGSWLVEGIGEDFLPALANFSQVKHAYAISDRESFQAARALLLKEGVLAGSSSGTLLAAALRYCRAQTEPRRVVTLVCDSGNKYLSKMFNVYWMIEQGLIQRPPLGDLRDLITYRHNEGATVSVSPADSLAIVHARMRLYDISQLPVLEHDRVVGVIDEWDLLNNLKTNPRHFSLTARDAMTDQVNTLQKDASFDQLLTTFDRGHVAVILDGQRFLGLITRTDVLNHWRHLVR, from the coding sequence ATGCCTATTCCTACATCCGTACCTACGTCGGTACTCGGCCTGATCGGCAACACCCCGTTGCTGGAGCTGACGCAGTTCGATACCGGCCCCTGCCGGTTATTCGCCAAGCTGGAAAACCAGAATCCCGGCGGCTCGATCAAAGATCGCGTCGCGCTATCAATGATCGAGGCGGCAGAGCAGCAGGGAAAACTGCAGCCCGGCGGCACGCTGATCGAAGCCACCGCCGGCAATACCGGGCTTGGGCTGGCATTAGTGGCGGCGCTCAAAGGCTACCGCCTGATTCTGGTGGTGCCGGACAAGATGAGCCGGGAGAAAATCTTCCACCTGCGCGCGCTGGGCGTCGACGTGCGCCTGACCCGTTCCGATGTGGCTAAAGGCCACCCGGACTACTATCAGGACTACGCGCAACGACTGGCGGACGAGATCCCCGGCGCGTTCTACATCGACCAGTTCAATAACCCGGCCAACCCGCTGGCCCACTACCTTACCACCGCGCCGGAACTGTGGCGGCAGATGGAGAACGACATCGATGCTATCGTGGTCGGCGTCGGCTCCGGCGGAACACTGGGCGGACTGAGCCGCTACTTCGCCGAGGTCTCGCCGAAAACCGAGCTGGTGCTGGCGGACCCGGCCGGGTCGATCCTGACCGATTACGTGCGGCAAGGCACCACGGGCGAAGCGGGAAGCTGGCTGGTGGAGGGCATCGGCGAGGATTTCCTGCCGGCGCTGGCGAATTTCAGCCAGGTGAAACACGCCTACGCCATCAGCGATCGGGAATCGTTTCAGGCCGCCCGCGCGCTGTTGCTCAAAGAAGGCGTGCTGGCCGGCTCCTCCAGCGGCACGTTGCTGGCGGCGGCGCTGCGCTACTGCCGCGCCCAGACCGAACCGCGCCGGGTGGTAACGCTGGTGTGCGACAGCGGCAACAAGTACCTGTCGAAGATGTTCAACGTCTACTGGATGATTGAGCAAGGGTTAATCCAACGCCCGCCGCTGGGCGACCTGCGCGATCTGATCACCTATCGCCATAACGAAGGCGCTACCGTGTCGGTCTCCCCCGCTGACTCGCTGGCGATTGTTCATGCCCGGATGCGGCTGTACGACATTTCCCAGTTGCCGGTGCTGGAACACGACCGGGTGGTCGGGGTGATCGACGAGTGGGACCTGCTCAACAATCTCAAGACTAACCCGCGCCATTTCTCGCTGACCGCCCGCGACGCGATGACCGATCAGGTCAACACTTTGCAGAAAGATGCGTCGTTCGATCAACTGCTGACCACCTTTGATCGCGGGCATGTGGCGGTGATTCTGGACGGCCAGCGTTTCCTCGGCCTGATCACCCGCACCGATGTGCTCAATCACTGGCGGCATCTGGTGCGCTGA
- a CDS encoding amino acid ABC transporter permease, with protein MHYQWNFGFIWQQLPVLLRGLGVTLELWLLAGIGGTLLGLALGIARTARRRAVRLPVMAFVELFRNTPVLIQLTWFYYALPVLAGIQFSTFGAATLALTLYTAAYSTEIFRAGLQSMEQGQWEGAKALGMSYPLALRRVILPQVLQRMLPALTNRLIELAKVTSLASMLAVNELMYQGRLLSSDTYRPLEILTVVALFYFVLIWPGSYLAARLERRWRSPLSTR; from the coding sequence ATGCACTATCAATGGAACTTTGGCTTTATCTGGCAACAGTTGCCCGTCCTGCTGCGCGGGCTGGGCGTCACGCTGGAGCTGTGGCTGCTGGCGGGTATCGGCGGCACCCTGCTTGGGCTGGCGCTGGGCATCGCCCGCACCGCGCGTCGCCGCGCCGTCCGTCTGCCGGTGATGGCGTTCGTCGAGCTGTTTCGCAATACGCCGGTACTGATCCAACTGACCTGGTTTTACTACGCTCTGCCGGTGCTGGCGGGCATCCAGTTCAGCACCTTTGGCGCGGCGACGCTGGCGCTGACGCTCTACACCGCCGCCTACAGCACCGAAATCTTCCGTGCCGGTCTGCAATCGATGGAGCAAGGCCAGTGGGAAGGCGCCAAAGCGCTCGGCATGTCTTACCCGCTGGCGTTGCGGCGGGTGATCCTGCCGCAGGTGTTGCAACGCATGTTGCCCGCGCTGACCAACCGCCTGATCGAACTGGCCAAAGTCACCTCGCTGGCGTCGATGCTGGCGGTCAATGAACTGATGTATCAGGGCCGGCTGCTAAGCAGCGATACCTATCGGCCGCTGGAAATCCTCACCGTGGTGGCGTTGTTCTATTTCGTGCTGATCTGGCCCGGCAGCTATCTGGCCGCGCGGCTGGAGCGGCGCTGGCGCTCGCCTTTATCAACCCGATAA
- a CDS encoding HAD family hydrolase translates to MIKLIITDLDGTFLNRHGEFNQALFAEVRALMQRKQVQFAPCTGKQCDRVEELFGAPAADFWILGDSATRIRHRGEYVYQSLIDNALGRQMIATLDAVNQEHVIIACTPDGAVLKDSLAPAMIEKVKKSYATVRLVADFNAVRDDFVKISLFDEKGRCHQTRTHLAPYDDRAYIVVSEAAWIDIADVGVHKGSTVARLQDMLQVTPEETAVFGDGLNDIELMRCGDYSFAMRNAFEETKAAARFITGSNDDDAVMHTIIRLLNLQPDRA, encoded by the coding sequence ATGATTAAGCTGATTATTACCGATCTGGACGGCACGTTTCTCAACCGCCACGGCGAGTTCAATCAGGCGTTGTTTGCCGAGGTCAGGGCGCTAATGCAACGCAAGCAGGTACAGTTTGCGCCCTGTACCGGCAAGCAGTGCGACCGGGTTGAAGAACTGTTCGGCGCGCCGGCGGCGGATTTCTGGATTCTGGGCGACAGCGCCACCCGTATCCGGCACCGGGGCGAGTACGTCTATCAGTCGCTGATCGACAATGCGCTCGGCCGGCAGATGATCGCCACGCTGGACGCGGTGAATCAGGAACATGTGATCATCGCCTGTACCCCCGATGGCGCGGTGCTGAAAGATTCGCTGGCGCCGGCGATGATCGAGAAAGTGAAAAAATCCTACGCTACCGTCCGGCTGGTGGCGGATTTCAACGCTGTGCGGGATGATTTTGTCAAAATCTCCCTGTTCGATGAAAAAGGGCGTTGCCATCAGACCCGCACCCATCTGGCGCCCTATGACGATCGCGCTTATATCGTGGTGTCCGAAGCGGCCTGGATTGATATCGCCGATGTCGGGGTACACAAAGGCAGCACGGTAGCCCGATTGCAGGACATGTTGCAGGTAACGCCGGAAGAAACCGCGGTCTTCGGCGACGGGTTAAACGACATTGAGCTGATGCGTTGCGGCGACTACAGTTTCGCCATGCGCAATGCGTTTGAGGAAACCAAGGCCGCCGCCCGCTTTATTACCGGTTCCAACGACGACGACGCGGTGATGCACACCATCATCCGGCTGCTGAATTTGCAGCCGGACAGAGCATAA
- a CDS encoding DeoR/GlpR family DNA-binding transcription regulator — translation MLDYASFPEQRQSLIRDRLRNEGRVVCTLLSQELRVSEHTIRRDLQELAREGVCKRVYGGAVSLAPADGHFITRAAADSEAKDRLGQSCAALVQAGQCVFIDSGSTNLAIARAIPASLSVTVVTNSPAIALEMMKSSHAEVIMLGGRVQPRTGGALGITPQKQLENIYFDLCFLGGCALDAAEGLTVFDYEDAEFKQAAARKSNEIVVAMTSDKLPAIARYHVIPCEDITTLVVEPAIPADKLAPFIDKQLPIRFAEAQ, via the coding sequence ATGCTCGATTATGCATCTTTTCCTGAGCAACGACAATCCCTGATCCGGGATCGTCTGCGCAATGAAGGTCGGGTGGTATGTACATTGTTGTCGCAGGAATTGCGGGTATCGGAACACACCATACGGCGCGACCTGCAGGAACTGGCGCGCGAAGGCGTGTGTAAACGGGTCTATGGCGGCGCCGTCAGCCTGGCTCCCGCTGACGGCCATTTCATCACCCGCGCCGCTGCCGACAGCGAGGCCAAAGATCGGCTGGGTCAGTCCTGCGCGGCGCTGGTTCAGGCGGGTCAGTGCGTGTTTATCGATTCCGGATCCACCAATCTGGCTATCGCCCGGGCGATTCCGGCCTCGTTATCCGTGACCGTGGTGACCAACTCCCCCGCTATCGCGCTGGAAATGATGAAATCATCCCATGCGGAGGTGATCATGCTCGGCGGACGAGTACAACCGCGCACCGGCGGCGCGCTTGGCATCACACCGCAAAAACAGCTGGAGAATATCTATTTCGACCTCTGTTTTCTGGGCGGCTGCGCGCTGGACGCCGCCGAAGGGCTGACCGTGTTTGACTACGAAGACGCGGAATTCAAGCAGGCGGCGGCGCGCAAGAGCAACGAGATCGTGGTGGCGATGACGTCGGACAAGCTCCCGGCTATCGCCCGCTACCATGTCATCCCCTGCGAAGATATCACCACCCTGGTGGTGGAACCGGCGATCCCGGCGGATAAACTCGCGCCTTTTATCGACAAGCAACTGCCGATCCGTTTTGCCGAGGCGCAATAA
- a CDS encoding amino acid ABC transporter ATP-binding protein — MTDSQDIVLRLRGLTKAFHDQPVLKGIDLDVRRGEKIAIIGGSGSGKSTLLRCLNFMEVPSGGTIELDGEVLGQPLPDGARRYAEKQLCAVRQRVGMVFQQFNLFPHLTVLQNVQEALLSVKKLPRADAAVIARRQLEKVGLADKLHARPGNLSGGQQQRVAIARALAMEPEIMLFDEPTSSLDPELVGEVLHTIRALADDGRTLLLVTHELGFAWHFADRVIFIADGVIHEMGSAEQVLRHPQQPRTQAFLARFAERAF, encoded by the coding sequence ATGACTGATTCGCAGGATATCGTTTTACGGCTGCGCGGACTGACCAAAGCATTTCACGATCAGCCGGTGCTGAAAGGCATCGACCTTGATGTGCGGCGCGGGGAGAAAATCGCCATTATCGGCGGCAGCGGTTCCGGCAAGAGCACCCTGCTGCGCTGCCTGAATTTCATGGAGGTGCCGAGCGGCGGCACCATCGAGCTGGACGGCGAGGTGCTGGGTCAACCGTTGCCGGACGGCGCGCGGCGCTATGCGGAAAAGCAATTGTGCGCGGTACGTCAGCGCGTCGGCATGGTGTTCCAGCAGTTCAACCTGTTTCCGCACCTGACGGTGCTGCAAAACGTGCAGGAGGCGCTGCTGTCGGTGAAAAAGCTGCCGCGCGCCGACGCCGCGGTCATTGCCCGCCGGCAACTGGAGAAAGTCGGGCTGGCGGACAAACTCCACGCCCGCCCCGGCAACCTGTCCGGCGGCCAGCAACAGCGGGTGGCGATTGCCCGCGCGCTGGCGATGGAGCCGGAAATCATGCTGTTCGACGAGCCCACTTCGTCGCTTGACCCGGAACTGGTGGGCGAAGTGCTGCACACCATTCGCGCGCTGGCGGACGACGGGCGCACCCTGCTGCTGGTGACCCATGAACTGGGCTTCGCCTGGCACTTCGCCGACCGGGTGATCTTCATCGCCGACGGCGTTATTCACGAAATGGGCAGCGCCGAACAGGTGCTGCGTCATCCCCAACAACCCCGCACGCAGGCGTTTCTGGCCCGCTTCGCCGAACGCGCGTTTTAA
- a CDS encoding trans-sulfuration enzyme family protein has product MSHFDTLTVHAGYTPDSTGAVMPAIYATSTFAQPAPGQHTGYEYSRSGNPTRHALEANIAALEGGIQGFAFASGLAASATVLELLDQGSHIVAVDDIYGGTWRLLDRVRKRTAGLSVTYVDPADLTTLEQAITPQTRMIWVETPTNPLLKLADLRAIAELAQRRGVISVADNTFASPALQRPLDLGFDIVVHSATKYLNGHSDVVAGLAVVGRGQELAAQLAFLQNAVGGVLDPFSSFLTLRGIRTLALRLARHSDNALTLARWLEQQPQVEQVYYPGLPSHPQHALARRQMSAFGGMISVRLHGDADYAGAVIKRTRLFTLAESLGGVESLISQPFNMTHASLPLEQRLRLGITPQLLRLSVGIENVEDLIADIRQALTGQTA; this is encoded by the coding sequence ATGAGCCATTTCGATACCCTGACCGTTCACGCCGGCTACACGCCGGACAGCACCGGCGCGGTGATGCCCGCCATTTACGCCACCTCCACCTTCGCCCAGCCGGCGCCCGGCCAGCACACCGGCTACGAGTACTCACGCAGCGGCAACCCGACCCGCCACGCGCTGGAAGCCAATATCGCCGCGCTGGAAGGCGGCATTCAGGGCTTTGCCTTCGCCTCCGGGCTGGCGGCCAGCGCCACGGTACTGGAACTGCTCGATCAGGGCAGCCACATCGTCGCGGTGGATGATATTTACGGCGGCACCTGGCGATTGCTGGACCGGGTGCGCAAGCGTACCGCCGGACTGAGCGTCACCTACGTCGACCCGGCCGACCTGACCACGCTGGAGCAGGCTATCACCCCGCAAACCCGCATGATCTGGGTAGAAACGCCCACCAATCCGCTGCTGAAACTGGCCGACCTGCGCGCCATCGCCGAACTGGCCCAGCGCCGTGGCGTGATCAGCGTGGCGGACAACACCTTCGCCTCCCCGGCCTTGCAGCGGCCGCTGGATCTGGGCTTCGATATCGTGGTGCACTCGGCCACCAAGTATCTGAACGGCCACTCGGATGTGGTCGCCGGGCTGGCGGTAGTCGGGCGGGGCCAGGAGCTGGCGGCGCAACTGGCGTTTTTGCAGAATGCGGTGGGCGGGGTACTCGATCCGTTCAGCAGCTTCCTGACGCTGCGCGGTATTCGCACGCTGGCGCTGCGCCTTGCCCGCCATAGCGACAACGCGCTGACGCTGGCGCGCTGGCTGGAGCAGCAACCGCAGGTGGAGCAGGTGTACTATCCCGGCCTGCCGTCTCACCCGCAGCATGCGCTGGCGCGTCGGCAAATGAGCGCGTTCGGCGGCATGATAAGCGTCAGGCTGCACGGCGACGCCGACTACGCCGGCGCGGTGATTAAGCGCACCCGGCTGTTTACGCTGGCGGAAAGTCTGGGCGGAGTCGAAAGCCTGATCAGCCAGCCCTTCAACATGACCCACGCTTCCTTGCCGCTGGAACAGCGCCTGCGCCTCGGCATCACGCCGCAGTTGCTGCGTCTGTCGGTCGGCATCGAAAACGTGGAAGACTTGATCGCCGATATCCGGCAGGCGTTAACCGGCCAGACGGCGTAA
- a CDS encoding amino acid ABC transporter permease → MRYQWDFSALPHWWPLLLDGLWGTVRIGFTSILIGMLVGALLAAMKLSSTRLLRLPAHLFIGFYRNTPAIVHFFWIYYALPVVSPLTLSPFAAAVTALSAQSAAFYAEVYRGGILSIADGQWEGAKALGMSRPLALRRVILPQALRRMIPPLIERSFELIKSTSLASSLAYGELLYQAMQINSQSFRPLEVYSLAALLYFTLLFVLSLLSQYVERRLSYARVQ, encoded by the coding sequence ATGCGTTATCAATGGGATTTTTCCGCCCTGCCGCACTGGTGGCCGTTGCTGCTGGACGGGTTATGGGGAACGGTCCGCATCGGGTTTACCAGCATTCTGATCGGGATGCTGGTCGGCGCGCTGCTGGCCGCCATGAAACTGTCGTCCACCCGGCTGTTGCGCCTGCCCGCTCACCTGTTCATCGGCTTTTACCGCAACACGCCCGCCATCGTGCATTTTTTCTGGATTTACTACGCGCTGCCGGTCGTCAGCCCGCTGACCCTGTCGCCGTTCGCGGCCGCAGTAACGGCCCTGTCGGCGCAGTCGGCCGCGTTTTACGCCGAAGTCTACCGCGGCGGCATCCTGTCGATTGCCGATGGGCAGTGGGAAGGCGCCAAAGCGCTCGGCATGTCGCGCCCGCTGGCGTTGCGCCGCGTGATCCTGCCGCAGGCGCTGCGACGCATGATTCCGCCGTTGATTGAACGCTCGTTCGAGCTGATTAAATCCACTTCGCTGGCGTCGTCGCTGGCCTACGGCGAGCTGTTGTATCAGGCGATGCAGATCAACAGCCAGAGCTTCCGTCCGCTGGAAGTCTACAGCCTGGCGGCGCTGCTCTATTTCACGCTGCTGTTTGTCCTTAGCCTGCTGAGCCAGTACGTCGAGCGGCGGCTGTCTTACGCCCGTGTACAGTGA